The following proteins come from a genomic window of Sinorhizobium fredii NGR234:
- a CDS encoding RrF2 family transcriptional regulator codes for MILKSQVEWALHCCAILAGLPEGRYLSTKSLAEFHGVPKEYLSKALQSLSQAGLVHTTLGPSGGYRLARKPAELTFLDIVEAVEGKARTFVCNNIRANNPCRPQGYCETGACAVARVMWEADEAWREKLRSVRLSDLIDTLAKEIPAELWKSSFEWVLERAG; via the coding sequence ATGATCCTGAAAAGCCAAGTGGAATGGGCACTGCATTGTTGCGCCATTCTCGCCGGCCTGCCGGAGGGCCGCTATCTGTCGACCAAGTCGCTTGCCGAATTTCATGGCGTACCGAAGGAATATCTGTCCAAGGCGCTGCAGAGCCTGTCGCAGGCGGGCCTTGTCCATACGACGCTGGGCCCCTCGGGCGGCTACCGCCTGGCCAGAAAACCAGCCGAGCTGACCTTCCTCGATATCGTCGAGGCGGTCGAGGGTAAGGCACGCACCTTCGTCTGCAACAATATTCGCGCCAACAATCCGTGCCGTCCGCAAGGCTATTGCGAAACCGGAGCTTGCGCCGTGGCGCGCGTGATGTGGGAAGCCGATGAAGCCTGGCGCGAAAAGCTGCGCAGCGTCCGGTTGTCGGATCTCATCGACACCCTGGCCAAGGAGATCCCGGCGGAGCTGTGGAAAAGCAGCTTCGAATGGGTTCTAGAGCGTGCCGGATGA
- a CDS encoding mechanosensitive ion channel family protein — protein sequence MIADPLLLPFILINLLGIAGIVVWHLQGRGRPTARLIVQILFFTAMTAILGFSGILPHRVNETHLTGFAAFLATSSRVLWWTHLAWATIGFVRIYIVLDRRPREARLFQDLIIGVVYLGVALSIMGFVFGAPIGALTTTSGVVAIILGLALQNTLSDLFSGVALTLGRPFAIGDWIQLDDGTEGRVVENNWRSTHLLTLANNVVVLPNSVLAKVGLTNLSRPDETHQIFLIIRIAATHVPNVVEEVLRTALESCERIVQDPPPSVGLKAIDAVAIEAELMFRVVGPANRTPARNEVIDQVDRHCKESGLSFAMPPQSYLYALPAPGKEPQAAIGSRSSGTL from the coding sequence ATGATCGCCGATCCACTTTTGCTGCCGTTCATTCTGATAAACCTTCTTGGGATTGCCGGCATTGTCGTGTGGCATCTGCAGGGGCGCGGCCGTCCGACCGCGCGATTGATCGTCCAGATCCTGTTCTTCACCGCCATGACCGCCATACTCGGCTTCAGCGGGATCCTGCCGCACCGCGTCAACGAGACACACCTGACCGGGTTCGCCGCATTTCTCGCAACATCGTCAAGGGTCCTCTGGTGGACGCATCTCGCATGGGCGACCATCGGGTTCGTGCGCATCTACATCGTTCTGGACCGAAGGCCGAGGGAAGCGCGTCTCTTTCAGGATCTGATCATCGGCGTCGTCTATCTGGGTGTGGCGCTGTCGATCATGGGCTTCGTCTTCGGTGCGCCGATCGGCGCGCTGACCACGACTTCCGGCGTGGTCGCCATTATCCTGGGTCTTGCGCTGCAGAACACGCTCAGCGACCTGTTCTCGGGCGTCGCGCTGACGCTGGGGCGTCCCTTCGCCATCGGCGACTGGATTCAACTCGACGACGGTACCGAAGGGCGTGTCGTCGAAAACAACTGGCGCTCGACGCATCTGCTCACGCTCGCGAACAATGTCGTCGTCCTGCCGAACAGCGTGCTGGCAAAGGTTGGGCTGACCAACCTCAGCCGTCCCGACGAGACGCATCAGATCTTCCTGATCATCCGTATTGCGGCAACGCATGTGCCCAACGTTGTCGAAGAGGTGCTACGAACCGCGCTCGAAAGCTGCGAGCGGATCGTCCAGGATCCACCACCATCCGTCGGTCTCAAGGCGATCGACGCGGTGGCGATCGAGGCGGAGCTCATGTTTCGCGTGGTCGGGCCGGCCAACCGCACGCCGGCCAGAAACGAAGTGATCGATCAGGTCGATCGTCACTGCAAGGAGAGCGGCCTGTCCTTCGCAATGCCGCCCCAGAGCTATCTCTATGCCCTCCCCGCCCCCGGCAAAGAGCCGCAGGCGGCGATCGGTTCCCGCTCATCCGGCACGCTCTAG
- a CDS encoding cupin domain-containing protein: protein MLKSIAAALALAAMLSGAAAADDTPAGKANKVTLVYEHELPNVPGKSIRGVLVEYGPGGFSEAHTHPSSAFIYATVLEGAIRSQVNDEPERVYQAGESFSELPGSRHGVSANASDTKPAKLLAVFVVDTDQKELTFPIEK from the coding sequence ATGCTGAAGTCAATCGCTGCCGCCCTGGCGCTCGCGGCAATGCTTTCCGGAGCCGCCGCGGCTGACGATACGCCTGCCGGCAAGGCCAACAAGGTCACGCTCGTCTATGAGCATGAATTGCCGAACGTTCCGGGCAAGAGCATCAGGGGCGTTCTGGTTGAATATGGCCCCGGCGGTTTTTCCGAGGCCCACACCCATCCGAGCTCCGCCTTTATCTACGCGACGGTCCTGGAAGGCGCCATCCGCAGCCAGGTGAATGACGAACCGGAAAGGGTCTATCAAGCGGGTGAGAGTTTTTCGGAGCTGCCCGGCAGCCGCCACGGCGTCAGCGCAAACGCCAGCGACACGAAACCCGCAAAGCTGCTGGCGGTCTTCGTCGTCGATACCGATCAGAAGGAGTTGACCTTCCCGATCGAGAAGTAG
- a CDS encoding carboxymuconolactone decarboxylase family protein: MTQRLNYAQQSPELFKKLADLSMALKDSVIEQKIHDLVQIRASQINGCGFCLDMHVKEAKIHGESELRLYHIAIWRESNLFVPRERAALAWTEALTRLPEGGIPDELYERVRGQLSEKEISDLTFSIMVINAWNRASIAFKNVPGSADKLYGLDKAGLN, from the coding sequence ATGACCCAGCGCCTGAACTACGCCCAGCAATCGCCGGAGCTCTTCAAGAAGCTCGCGGACCTCAGCATGGCTCTCAAAGACAGCGTCATCGAGCAGAAGATCCACGATCTCGTCCAGATCCGCGCATCGCAGATCAACGGCTGCGGATTTTGCCTCGACATGCATGTCAAGGAAGCTAAAATCCACGGCGAAAGCGAGTTGCGGCTTTACCACATTGCAATCTGGCGGGAGTCGAACCTTTTCGTCCCGCGCGAGCGCGCAGCACTTGCCTGGACCGAAGCGTTGACGAGGCTGCCCGAAGGCGGCATCCCCGACGAACTCTACGAGCGGGTGCGCGGCCAGCTTTCGGAGAAGGAAATCTCGGACCTGACCTTCTCGATCATGGTCATCAATGCGTGGAACCGCGCCAGCATCGCCTTCAAGAACGTGCCCGGTTCCGCCGACAAGCTCTACGGTCTCGACAAGGCCGGCCTGAACTAG
- a CDS encoding methyl-accepting chemotaxis protein → MKNWSIIFKMLVILGAFGLFSLGTGYYTSTQIMKIDTAYSNLLVEQVRASQSMASATRALQRARAAIADIIMLTDPKAAEVANAELAAAKKTFSELMAVAAQASPANPKIPEFRQAGLDILETHCARALDQGSKTTNAMEMMSAVKTFGTECQPGFPELTDKIVAETRDMEQAMLKAGDDLTGVSTSTSNNTLYILIGGLIIVLAASYFAVNAWVVKPIDALRELMAVLAGGNLDVHVEGTERRDEIGKMAAAVQVFKDNGLKARELEGQSEEMRAAAERNRQAEQERIAREAEQLRVATSTLGDALKRLAHGDLACAINTAFAAEYEPLRSDFNTTVDQLSLTISSVAVSVHSMDNGTREISSGANDLSKRTEQQAASLEETAAALDQITANVGNSTKRTEEARTVASRANQSAVHSAGVVSQAEEAMKKIEESSQQISNIIGVIDEIAFQTNLLALNAGVEAARAGEAGKGFAVVAQEVRELAQRSAQAAKEIKGLIQNSSADVGSGVKLVRDTGEALKTIGGFIVEINTHMEAIAISAKEQSTGLAEINTAVNQMDQTTQQNAAMVEQSSAAAVSLAQEAAKLRDLVSQFRLDGTAQSAPGQAARAAAPDSKPVASPARALGRKIASAFGGKATAAAAAAEDWEEF, encoded by the coding sequence ATGAAAAACTGGTCGATTATTTTCAAGATGCTGGTCATTCTCGGCGCCTTCGGTTTGTTTTCGCTAGGCACCGGCTACTACACCTCAACTCAGATCATGAAGATCGATACGGCGTATTCGAATCTGCTCGTCGAGCAGGTTCGCGCCTCGCAGAGCATGGCCTCGGCAACCCGAGCCTTGCAGCGGGCAAGGGCAGCAATCGCCGACATCATCATGCTCACCGATCCCAAGGCGGCTGAGGTGGCCAACGCCGAGCTGGCCGCCGCCAAGAAGACGTTTTCGGAGCTGATGGCCGTCGCCGCCCAAGCCAGCCCGGCGAACCCAAAGATCCCGGAATTCAGGCAGGCCGGCCTGGACATACTTGAAACGCATTGCGCGCGTGCACTCGATCAAGGATCGAAGACGACGAATGCCATGGAAATGATGTCGGCAGTCAAGACGTTCGGGACCGAATGCCAACCCGGCTTTCCGGAGCTGACCGACAAGATCGTCGCCGAAACGCGCGATATGGAACAGGCGATGCTGAAGGCCGGCGATGACCTTACCGGCGTTTCGACCTCGACCAGCAACAATACCCTTTACATCCTGATCGGTGGTCTCATCATCGTCCTGGCGGCCTCATATTTCGCTGTAAATGCTTGGGTTGTGAAACCGATCGATGCGCTTCGCGAACTGATGGCGGTTCTCGCCGGCGGCAATCTCGATGTGCATGTCGAGGGAACCGAGCGGCGCGATGAAATCGGCAAGATGGCCGCGGCTGTTCAGGTGTTCAAGGACAATGGCCTCAAGGCGCGCGAACTGGAGGGCCAGTCCGAGGAGATGCGGGCTGCGGCCGAACGCAACCGCCAGGCGGAGCAGGAGCGGATCGCCCGCGAGGCGGAGCAATTGCGCGTTGCCACGTCGACGCTCGGAGACGCTCTGAAGCGGCTTGCCCACGGTGACCTGGCCTGCGCCATCAATACCGCTTTCGCCGCCGAATACGAGCCGCTCCGCTCCGACTTCAACACGACGGTCGATCAGTTGAGCCTGACCATCAGTTCCGTTGCCGTCTCGGTACACAGCATGGACAATGGCACCAGGGAGATTTCGTCCGGCGCGAACGATCTTTCCAAGCGCACCGAGCAGCAGGCGGCCTCGCTGGAAGAAACCGCCGCGGCCCTCGATCAGATCACCGCGAATGTCGGCAACTCGACCAAGCGCACGGAGGAAGCCCGCACCGTCGCCAGCCGTGCCAACCAATCGGCGGTGCACTCTGCCGGGGTCGTTTCCCAGGCCGAAGAGGCGATGAAGAAAATCGAGGAGAGCTCGCAGCAGATCTCCAACATCATCGGCGTGATCGACGAGATCGCCTTCCAGACCAATCTGCTGGCGCTGAATGCCGGCGTCGAAGCTGCCCGCGCCGGCGAGGCCGGCAAGGGCTTTGCCGTCGTGGCCCAGGAAGTCCGCGAGCTCGCCCAACGCTCCGCCCAGGCCGCCAAGGAGATCAAGGGCCTGATCCAGAATTCCTCCGCCGATGTCGGCAGCGGCGTCAAACTGGTGCGCGACACCGGCGAGGCACTGAAGACGATCGGCGGCTTCATCGTCGAGATCAACACCCATATGGAGGCGATTGCGATCTCGGCGAAGGAACAGTCGACCGGGCTTGCCGAAATCAATACCGCGGTCAACCAGATGGATCAGACGACGCAGCAGAATGCGGCGATGGTGGAACAGTCCAGTGCCGCTGCCGTCTCGCTGGCGCAGGAAGCGGCGAAACTGCGCGACCTCGTCAGTCAGTTCAGGCTGGACGGCACCGCCCAGTCGGCGCCGGGCCAGGCAGCGCGCGCAGCCGCCCCTGACAGCAAGCCGGTCGCTTCCCCCGCCCGCGCGCTTGGCCGAAAAATCGCCAGCGCCTTCGGCGGCAAGGCGACCGCCGCGGCGGCTGCCGCCGAAGATTGGGAAGAGTTCTGA
- a CDS encoding SDR family oxidoreductase, translating into MKIVIIGGTGLIGSKTVDRLRKQGHEVIAASPNTGVNTITGEGLAEALAGTDVVIDLANSPSFEDKAVMEFFETSGRNLLAAEKVGGVKHHIALSVVGTERLQESGYFRAKLAQERLIKNSGIPYTIVHSTQFMEFLGGIAQSGTVGDRVHLSPAYVQPIASDDVADAMADVALARPANGTIEIAGPERSRLSDLVGRYLKAMGDDRKVEPDPEARYFGARLEDGSLVSDNNPRLGRITFEQWFATSARK; encoded by the coding sequence ATGAAAATCGTCATCATCGGCGGAACCGGGCTCATCGGTTCCAAGACAGTCGACCGCCTGCGCAAGCAGGGTCATGAAGTGATTGCCGCTTCTCCCAACACCGGCGTCAACACGATCACCGGCGAAGGCCTGGCCGAAGCGCTTGCCGGCACGGATGTGGTGATCGACCTCGCCAACTCGCCATCCTTCGAGGACAAGGCGGTGATGGAGTTCTTCGAAACCTCGGGCCGCAATCTGCTAGCGGCGGAAAAGGTTGGCGGGGTCAAGCACCATATTGCGCTTTCGGTCGTCGGCACGGAGCGCCTGCAGGAGAGCGGCTACTTCCGCGCCAAGCTTGCTCAGGAACGGCTGATCAAGAACTCCGGCATTCCCTACACGATCGTCCACTCGACGCAGTTCATGGAGTTCCTCGGCGGCATTGCCCAGTCCGGCACCGTCGGCGACAGGGTGCACCTGTCCCCCGCCTATGTGCAGCCGATCGCCTCCGACGACGTGGCCGATGCCATGGCTGACGTTGCCCTTGCTCGGCCGGCCAACGGCACGATCGAAATCGCCGGACCTGAGCGGTCGCGGCTCAGCGACCTCGTCGGTCGCTATCTGAAGGCGATGGGTGACGACCGCAAGGTCGAGCCGGATCCCGAGGCACGCTATTTCGGTGCCCGGCTGGAGGATGGCTCGCTCGTTTCTGACAACAATCCTCGCCTGGGGCGGATCACTTTCGAACAGTGGTTCGCAACCTCTGCCCGGAAATGA